GGATTCCCGTCACGGGGTTGCTCGACGTCCTGATCACCCTCCGCGGGCAGGGCCGGCGGACCCCGCTGTTCTGCGTGCACCCGGCCATCGGACTGTCGTGGGTGTACACGGGACTGCTGCGGTATCTGCCGGACCGCCCGGTGTACGGGCTGCAACTGCCCTTGTTGTCCGGCGGGCCCGCCTACGGAAGCCGCGCCGAACTCGCCCACCGCTACGTCGAGGAACTGCGCGCGGTGCGCCCGCACGGGCCGTACGCGTTGCTCGGCTGGTCCCTGGGCGGTCTTCTCGCGCACCACATGGCGGTCGAGTTGCGGGTGCAGGGGGAGGCCGTCGACCTGGTGATCCTCGACTACTACCCGGTGCCGCAGGTGCGTCGCACCTTCACCCTCGCGGGGATGCTGACCGGTCTGGGAATCGATGTGCCGGGCGATGACGAGCCGTCGTACGAGGACGCCGCCGCGGCGATCGACCGCGCCGTCGGCCACAGGACAGGTCTGTCCGCCGCCGGCCTCCGGCGCATAGAGCGGGTCCTCGCGGAGTCGGACCCGGGCGGGACGGACCTCGGCCTCGGAAGTTTCGACGGGGACCTGGTGTTCTGCGCCGCGGCCGGTTCCCTGGACGCGGGCGAGTCACCGGGGACGTGGCGGCCGTGGATCTCGGGGACGATCACCGAGCACGTCGTCGACTGCGACCACGACCACCTGATGACGCCGGAGCCGCTCACGGTTATCGGGCCGATCCTGGCCGACCACCTCGATGCGGACTAGTCGGAGACGGGGGACCGATCGGGATCGGTCAGGGCGTCGAGCGCGGAACCCGCGGGTTCGGGAAGCCGCGCCTCGAGCCACAGCCCTCCGAGCCCGAGCGCGATGCACACGGCGGTCACCACCATCAGGCCCGGATGGGTCTGCCCGGTGAGCGCGTCGCCGAGCAGCACGACCGCGACGGTGCCGGGCATGATGCCCACGATCGTGGCGAGAGTGTACGGCAGCAGTCGCACCGACGAGACCGCGCAACAGCAGTTCACGACGAAGAACGGCGCCGCCGCGATCAGCCGGAGCGAGCCCACCGCGAGCCAGCCGCGCCGCGCCAGCCGCAGGTCGATCGCCTGCGCCTTCGGGTGTGTCAGCCGTTCGGCGACGGCCTTGCGGCCCACCGCCCGCACCAGCAGGAACGCCAGGACCGCACTGACCGTGCTCGCTGCGGCCGCCACCGAGATGCCGACGACGCTGCCGAACAGCACCCCGGCGCTGAGGGTGAACACGGTGCGGGGGATCGGCGCGATCGTCGCGATCGCGTGCACGGCGAAGAAGACCAGCACGAGCGCGGGCCCGTGGAAGGACTCCGACCACTCGCGGATCTGCCCGATCGACGGGTGCGGCACCACGAGCGCCGCGGCGACGAGCAGCGCCAGCAGGACGAGGATGCCGAGAACTCTGCGGTCTGCGATAAGCCTCGTCACGGGTGCTCAGACTACCCGTCGCCCCGCAACGGGTTGCCCCCGTGCGGGGGCGGGTGGGGCGCAGGGTACCGTCTCGTCGGACGCGTTCGTTATCGATCGTTAGAGAATCTGTGGTGATCCCCACAACGCCGCCTCGGTGTGTGGGGCTAGCATCACAGCAGCGACGCCCTACCCTGTTCCGGGGTCGTCCGTCTCCGGCCGACAACGCCGTCCGAACCACAGCCTGCAAACCCGCAGTAGGAGGAATCGCACGTGTCATTAGCTGCAGAAGCCGAGGATGCCGCGCGCGCATATGCGCAGTGGCAGGACGCGGTTGCGGGAGTGCTGGCCAAGTCCCGGCGCGTCGATCCGGCGGAACTCGGCCCCGAGCCGCAGCGCCTGCTGGAGACCACGACCTACGACGACGTCACCGTCGCCCCGCTGTACAGCCGCCGGGACGAGCGCGACGAGCCCCCGCTGCCCGGTGAGTTCCCGTACGTGCGCGGCGGCTCGGCCACCCGTGACGTCAACACCGGCTGGCTCGTCAACGTCCGCTTCACCGGCACCGACGCGGCCGCGGTCAACGAGCGCATCCTCGACGCCCTGAACAACGGTGTCAGTGCCCTGTGGCTCGAGACCGGCGCGGGCGCGGTCCCCGTGGACACCCTGGCCACCGCCCTCAACGGCGTGCTGCTCGACCTGGCGCCGGTCACCCTCGACGCCGGTGCCGACACCGTCGCCGCGGCGACCGCCCTCTACGCCCTGCTCGACGCCCGCACCGACGTCCAGGACTGCGCCGCGGTGCGTCTGGCTCTCGGCGCCGCCCCGCTGACCAGTGCCTTCTCCGGTCGCGCCGACGTCACCCTCGCCGACGCGACCGAGCTGGCCCGCACCGCCGGCGAGCGCACCGAGACCGTCCGTGCGATCACCGTCGACGGCACCGTCTTCCACAACGCCGGCTCCTCCGACGCCGAGGAACTCGGCGCCGCGATCGCCGCGGGCATCGAGTACGTGCGCGAGCTCGTCGCCGCCGGGATCCCCGCCGCGGCCGCCCTCGCCCAGCTCGAGTTCCGTCTCGCCGCGACCGACGACCAGTTCCAGACCATCGCCAAGTTCCGTGCCGGCCGCCAGGTGTGGGCGCGGATCGCGCAGGTCGTGGGCGCCCCCGAGGCGGGCAACGCGCCGCAGCACGCGGTGACCTCCGCCGCGATGATGGCCCAGCGCGACCCGTGGGTGAACATGCTGCGCACCACCCTCGCCGCCTTCGGTGCCGGTGTCGGTGGCGCCGACGCGGTCACCGTGCTGCCCTTCGACGCGGCCCTGCCCGCCGGTGTGCTCGACGTGTCCGAGTCGTTCTCGGCGCGCATCGCCCGCAACACCCAGCTGCTGCTGCTCGAGGAGTCCAACCTCGGCCGGGTCCTCGACCCTGCCGCCGGCTCCTGGTACGTCGAGGAACTCACCGCGAAGATCG
This region of Rhodococcus sp. Z13 genomic DNA includes:
- a CDS encoding TVP38/TMEM64 family protein codes for the protein MTRLIADRRVLGILVLLALLVAAALVVPHPSIGQIREWSESFHGPALVLVFFAVHAIATIAPIPRTVFTLSAGVLFGSVVGISVAAAASTVSAVLAFLLVRAVGRKAVAERLTHPKAQAIDLRLARRGWLAVGSLRLIAAAPFFVVNCCCAVSSVRLLPYTLATIVGIMPGTVAVVLLGDALTGQTHPGLMVVTAVCIALGLGGLWLEARLPEPAGSALDALTDPDRSPVSD
- the mutA gene encoding methylmalonyl-CoA mutase small subunit — its product is MSLAAEAEDAARAYAQWQDAVAGVLAKSRRVDPAELGPEPQRLLETTTYDDVTVAPLYSRRDERDEPPLPGEFPYVRGGSATRDVNTGWLVNVRFTGTDAAAVNERILDALNNGVSALWLETGAGAVPVDTLATALNGVLLDLAPVTLDAGADTVAAATALYALLDARTDVQDCAAVRLALGAAPLTSAFSGRADVTLADATELARTAGERTETVRAITVDGTVFHNAGSSDAEELGAAIAAGIEYVRELVAAGIPAAAALAQLEFRLAATDDQFQTIAKFRAGRQVWARIAQVVGAPEAGNAPQHAVTSAAMMAQRDPWVNMLRTTLAAFGAGVGGADAVTVLPFDAALPAGVLDVSESFSARIARNTQLLLLEESNLGRVLDPAAGSWYVEELTAKIAEKAWSFFQEIEAAGGYRAALDAGLIAERIAATRARRETDIAHRKFSVTGVNEFPNLAEKPLPAGAAEAGEIAARYAAPFEALRDRSDAHLSAHGARPRVLLAPLGPIAEHNVRATFATNLLAAGGIEAINPGPLDLGSDLSGLVGETGTGVAVLCGTDTRYGEEAATATAALRAAGISTVLLAGPEKVVGDAQGDSRPDGFLNARIDAVAALSDLLNTLGA